One window from the genome of Cyclobacterium amurskyense encodes:
- the ppgK gene encoding polyphosphate--glucose phosphotransferase, with product MEILGLDIGGSGIKGAPVNIETGQLTAERFRIPTPLPTKPESVANTVKELVDHFNWKGPIGCGFPTVVNNGKCMTKSNIHKSWVGVQVDQLLSEKTGLPVTVINDADAAGLAEMTFGAGKNKKGLVVTVTIGTGLGTGVFYNGILIPNFELGRIYYKNGEIIEYFAADSARKKDNLTYSEWGKRFNKFLKHTVRIISPDLFILGGGASKKMDKFENEITVDVPVMVAENKNEAGIIGAAVAAYLKDK from the coding sequence ATGGAAATTTTAGGATTGGATATAGGAGGCTCTGGCATTAAAGGTGCTCCAGTTAATATAGAAACAGGACAGTTAACCGCCGAGAGATTCAGGATCCCAACCCCTTTACCTACCAAACCCGAAAGTGTAGCTAATACCGTGAAGGAATTAGTTGATCATTTTAACTGGAAAGGGCCTATTGGTTGTGGCTTTCCAACTGTAGTTAATAATGGCAAATGCATGACCAAGAGCAACATTCACAAAAGCTGGGTTGGTGTGCAGGTTGATCAATTGCTTTCAGAAAAAACTGGCTTGCCTGTTACGGTTATTAATGATGCAGATGCTGCTGGTTTGGCAGAAATGACATTTGGCGCCGGCAAAAACAAAAAAGGTTTGGTGGTTACCGTAACAATAGGTACCGGCTTAGGAACAGGTGTTTTTTATAATGGTATCCTTATCCCAAACTTTGAGTTGGGAAGAATCTATTATAAAAACGGGGAAATTATAGAATATTTCGCAGCTGATTCTGCTCGTAAAAAGGACAACCTTACCTACAGTGAATGGGGAAAACGCTTCAATAAATTCTTAAAACACACTGTAAGAATCATCTCACCTGATCTATTTATTTTAGGTGGAGGTGCCAGTAAAAAAATGGACAAATTTGAAAATGAGATTACTGTAGATGTCCCAGTAATGGTCGCAGAAAACAAAAATGAAGCAGGAATTATAGGTGCTGCCGTTGCAGCCTATTTAAAAGACAAATAA
- a CDS encoding pirin family protein: MKSAIKSIQPLGAQWPTQDPFLFCAFHNDVFPEGNQEMAPKANLSGRNIGQDFSGKDGWNMYHGSKVPGFPAHPHKGFETVSIVEKGLVDHSDSLGAAGRFGNGDTQWMTAGGGVMHSEMFPLLNETEKNEMLFFQIWLNLPRAKKNVAAHFKMMWNEQIPIVTIKDNNGLETTFKIIAGEFEKVKSLAPAPDSYAADPDSEVGIWLIKANPGSTFTLPEVPSNVDRSLFFYSGEQIEIDEQIVAENKAIVLGDQSSYRIKNGNKEAHFLYLQGKPINEKVVQHGPFVMNSNQEIQEAVGEFQRTQFGGWPWGSHEHVHDKSKGRFAIHADGKIENK, translated from the coding sequence ATGAAATCTGCTATAAAATCAATTCAACCTTTAGGGGCGCAATGGCCAACACAGGATCCGTTTTTATTCTGTGCTTTTCACAACGATGTTTTCCCTGAAGGAAATCAAGAAATGGCACCTAAGGCAAATCTTTCCGGAAGGAACATTGGTCAGGACTTTTCTGGTAAAGATGGGTGGAATATGTACCACGGAAGTAAGGTACCTGGTTTTCCAGCCCATCCTCACAAAGGTTTTGAGACAGTGTCTATTGTAGAAAAGGGCTTGGTGGACCATTCTGATTCACTTGGAGCAGCTGGAAGATTTGGGAACGGAGACACTCAATGGATGACTGCCGGAGGAGGGGTAATGCATTCAGAGATGTTTCCATTACTCAATGAAACTGAAAAAAATGAAATGCTATTCTTCCAAATATGGCTTAACCTTCCAAGGGCCAAGAAAAATGTTGCGGCCCATTTTAAGATGATGTGGAATGAACAAATCCCCATTGTAACAATCAAAGACAATAATGGACTGGAAACGACATTCAAAATCATTGCTGGGGAATTTGAGAAAGTGAAGTCATTGGCTCCAGCGCCGGATTCTTATGCAGCAGACCCGGACAGTGAAGTAGGCATATGGTTAATCAAGGCAAATCCGGGTTCCACATTTACATTACCTGAGGTACCATCTAATGTAGACAGGTCATTGTTTTTCTACTCAGGAGAACAAATAGAAATAGATGAACAAATTGTGGCTGAAAATAAAGCGATAGTACTGGGAGATCAGTCATCGTATCGAATAAAAAATGGAAACAAAGAGGCTCACTTTCTTTATTTGCAAGGGAAACCCATTAATGAAAAAGTGGTTCAGCATGGCCCATTTGTCATGAATAGCAATCAGGAAATCCAGGAAGCAGTTGGTGAATTTCAAAGGACCCAATTTGGTGGCTGGCCTTGGGGAAGCCATGAACATGTACATGACAAATCCAAAGGTAGGTTTGCCATCCATGCTGATGGTAAGATCGAAAATAAATAA
- the rfbA gene encoding glucose-1-phosphate thymidylyltransferase RfbA yields the protein MKGIILAGGSGTRLYPLTIAVSKQLMPVYDKPMIYYPLSVLMMAGINEIMIITTPEDNEAFKKLLGDGSQIGCKFTFAIQPKPEGLAQAFIIGEEFIGKDKVALILGDNIFYGTGLQKTLKNHTDPDGGVVFAYHVNDPQRYGVVQFDDNNKVLSIEEKPATPKSNFAVPGLYFYDNEVVEIAKNIKPSSRGELEITDINVAYLEREKLKVGILNRGTAWLDTGTHQSLLQAAQFVEVIEERQGLKIGCIEEIAYRNGFIDAEMLEDAAIKLGKSGYGVYLRGLLNKNQ from the coding sequence ATGAAAGGAATTATTTTAGCTGGAGGTTCTGGCACGCGACTGTATCCATTAACCATTGCAGTAAGTAAGCAATTGATGCCTGTTTATGACAAACCAATGATTTATTATCCATTGTCAGTATTGATGATGGCAGGAATCAATGAGATTATGATTATCACAACACCTGAGGACAATGAGGCCTTTAAAAAGTTGCTAGGGGACGGAAGTCAAATAGGTTGTAAATTCACCTTTGCCATTCAACCAAAACCAGAAGGTTTGGCCCAAGCTTTTATTATTGGAGAAGAGTTTATAGGTAAGGATAAAGTAGCCCTTATTTTAGGTGACAATATTTTTTACGGAACAGGCTTACAAAAAACCTTAAAAAATCATACCGACCCTGATGGAGGTGTTGTTTTTGCCTATCATGTCAATGATCCACAAAGATATGGAGTGGTTCAGTTTGACGATAACAATAAAGTTTTGAGTATAGAAGAAAAGCCAGCTACTCCAAAATCGAATTTTGCTGTTCCTGGGTTGTATTTTTATGACAATGAGGTCGTTGAAATAGCCAAAAACATAAAGCCCAGCAGTAGGGGAGAGCTAGAGATTACAGATATTAATGTAGCCTATTTGGAAAGAGAAAAACTTAAAGTAGGCATACTGAACAGGGGGACAGCATGGTTGGATACAGGAACCCATCAATCTTTACTACAGGCGGCTCAATTCGTTGAAGTGATTGAAGAGCGGCAAGGATTGAAAATAGGATGCATTGAAGAAATTGCCTATAGGAATGGATTTATTGATGCAGAGATGCTTGAAGATGCGGCTATAAAGTTAGGTAAAAGCGGCTACGGTGTTTATTTGAGGGGATTGCTTAATAAAAACCAATAA
- a CDS encoding response regulator produces the protein MLDIVIIDDDKVSTFVTEQYIRKCVTAPYRIHKFSSAVGVSHQVAKINPKYLFLDLVMPQMTGWDFLDEIKGTDLTSEVYILSGSLDKSDVEKANNNSLVKKFLPKLSVKECIPEIFRN, from the coding sequence ATGTTGGACATTGTGATAATAGATGATGATAAGGTGAGTACTTTCGTTACAGAACAATACATTCGAAAATGTGTAACTGCACCTTACAGAATTCATAAATTCTCATCAGCAGTTGGTGTCTCCCATCAAGTCGCGAAAATAAATCCAAAATATTTGTTCTTGGATTTAGTTATGCCACAAATGACTGGTTGGGATTTTTTAGACGAAATAAAAGGAACAGATCTCACTTCAGAAGTATATATATTAAGTGGATCATTGGATAAATCTGATGTTGAAAAGGCCAATAATAATTCACTGGTAAAGAAATTTCTTCCTAAACTTTCAGTTAAGGAATGTATTCCTGAAATATTCAGGAATTAA